A genomic segment from Microcoleus sp. FACHB-672 encodes:
- the kaiC gene encoding circadian clock protein KaiC, with amino-acid sequence MNKLQQIGQPNQLPARGVQKIRTMIEGFDDISHGGLPVGRTTLVSGTSGTGKTMLAVQFLYNGITIFEEAGVFVTFEESPADIIKNASSFGWDLQGLIDEGKLFILDASPDPEGQDVVGSFDLSALIERIQYAIRKYKAKRVSIDSVTAVFQQYDAAAVVRREIFRLVARLKQVGVTTIMTTERVEEYGQVARFGVEEFVSDNVVIVRNVLEGERRRRTMEILKLRGTTHMKGEYPFTMTDEGINIFPLGAMRLTQRSSNVRVSSGVKTLDEMCGGGFFKDSIILATGATGTGKTLLVSKFVENACKNGERALLFAYEESRAQLLRNAYSWGIDFEEWEQKGLLKIRCAYPESAGLEDHLQIIKSELTDFKPARLAIDSLSALERGISNNAFRQFVIGVTGYAKQEEITGFFTNTTDQFMGSHSITDSHISTITDTILMLQYVEIRGDMARAINVFKMRGSWHDKGIREYTISQNGPEIKDSFRNYERIISGSPSRISIDEKSELSRIVKGVQGKKNEDLDS; translated from the coding sequence ATGAATAAACTTCAGCAAATAGGGCAACCCAATCAATTGCCAGCTAGGGGAGTCCAGAAAATTCGCACGATGATAGAAGGCTTTGATGACATCAGTCATGGAGGTCTGCCGGTGGGAAGAACCACCTTAGTCAGCGGCACTTCTGGGACAGGCAAGACGATGCTAGCTGTTCAGTTTCTTTATAACGGGATCACAATATTTGAGGAAGCCGGCGTCTTTGTAACCTTTGAAGAATCTCCAGCCGATATTATTAAAAATGCCTCAAGTTTTGGTTGGGATTTACAGGGTTTAATTGATGAAGGGAAATTATTTATTCTGGATGCCTCTCCCGATCCAGAAGGGCAAGATGTGGTGGGCAGTTTTGACTTATCTGCCCTGATCGAGCGGATTCAGTATGCCATTCGTAAATATAAGGCAAAACGAGTTTCCATCGACTCCGTTACAGCGGTATTTCAACAGTATGATGCAGCCGCTGTGGTGCGACGGGAAATCTTTCGCTTAGTTGCCCGCCTCAAACAAGTTGGCGTCACAACGATTATGACAACAGAACGAGTGGAAGAATATGGGCAGGTTGCCCGCTTTGGCGTGGAAGAATTTGTTTCAGATAATGTCGTGATTGTCCGAAACGTACTAGAAGGCGAACGCCGGCGTCGCACGATGGAAATTTTGAAGCTGCGCGGCACAACGCACATGAAAGGGGAATATCCTTTCACAATGACTGATGAAGGCATCAATATTTTCCCACTCGGTGCGATGCGGTTGACTCAGCGATCTTCCAACGTTCGGGTGTCTTCTGGGGTCAAAACTCTGGACGAAATGTGCGGCGGTGGGTTCTTTAAAGATTCGATTATTTTGGCAACTGGAGCAACCGGCACCGGCAAGACATTATTGGTGAGCAAATTTGTTGAAAATGCTTGCAAAAATGGCGAACGTGCTTTGCTATTTGCCTACGAAGAATCCCGCGCCCAGTTATTACGAAATGCTTACTCCTGGGGCATTGATTTTGAAGAATGGGAACAGAAAGGGTTGCTAAAAATCCGCTGTGCTTACCCGGAATCTGCCGGCTTAGAAGACCACTTGCAAATTATTAAATCAGAACTGACTGATTTTAAACCGGCTCGTCTTGCGATTGACTCACTCTCGGCTTTAGAACGCGGAATCAGCAACAATGCCTTTCGTCAGTTTGTAATTGGCGTCACCGGCTATGCCAAGCAAGAAGAAATCACCGGCTTCTTCACCAATACCACTGACCAATTTATGGGTTCTCATTCGATTACAGACTCCCATATTTCCACGATTACCGATACGATTCTCATGTTGCAATATGTGGAAATTCGCGGAGACATGGCACGTGCAATCAATGTCTTCAAAATGCGAGGTTCCTGGCATGATAAAGGCATTCGTGAATATACAATCAGTCAAAATGGCCCAGAAATTAAAGATTCTTTCCGTAATTACGAACGAATTATTAGTGGATCTCCCAGCCGAATTTCAATTGATGAAAAGAGCGAACTGTCCCGAATTGTTAAAGGTGTCCAAGGC
- a CDS encoding circadian clock protein KaiA encodes MATSLRPQLSICIFLHSNQIAESLTRLLVNERYSVSSFTSEAEFLQFVESKKQQIDCLILEDDPAWEPMTSHLRQEVILLPAVIVNLSETEINNDELPASPTLSAVEVAMSQRSAVVEEAVLSCFYHSAEVRVSTAQFNHITDFIHQALTEFLSLSACGDLTRPTTGGHSAGTSLTQHLLLQQQRRLAEKLRERLGYLGVYYKRNPQGFLRHLSPAERREFLENLKVDYREIVLSYFSDDNNLNQQIDNFVNSAFFADVPVTNIVEIHMELMDDFAKQLKLEGRNEEILLDYRLTLIDTIAHLCEMYRRSLPQES; translated from the coding sequence TTGGCTACGTCTTTGCGCCCTCAACTCTCTATTTGTATCTTCCTGCATTCCAACCAGATCGCCGAGTCTCTGACACGACTTTTGGTTAATGAGCGCTATTCTGTCAGTTCCTTCACCTCTGAAGCAGAATTTTTGCAGTTTGTCGAGAGCAAAAAACAACAAATTGATTGTTTGATTTTAGAAGACGATCCGGCTTGGGAGCCGATGACCAGTCATCTGCGCCAAGAAGTTATCTTGTTGCCGGCGGTGATTGTGAATTTGAGTGAGACAGAGATCAACAACGACGAACTGCCGGCGAGTCCTACCCTAAGTGCGGTTGAGGTAGCAATGTCTCAAAGGTCTGCCGTGGTGGAGGAGGCTGTTTTGAGCTGTTTTTACCACAGTGCAGAGGTTAGAGTATCCACAGCCCAGTTTAACCACATTACAGATTTTATTCACCAAGCCCTGACTGAATTTCTTAGTCTATCTGCCTGTGGAGACTTGACCCGACCGACGACTGGGGGCCATTCTGCGGGCACCTCCCTCACTCAGCATTTACTCCTGCAACAGCAGCGCCGGCTGGCCGAGAAGTTGAGAGAACGATTAGGATACCTAGGTGTGTATTATAAAAGGAATCCCCAAGGATTTTTACGGCATCTGTCCCCTGCAGAAAGACGCGAATTCTTAGAAAATCTAAAAGTAGATTACCGAGAGATCGTTTTAAGTTATTTTTCTGATGATAATAATTTAAATCAACAAATTGATAATTTTGTAAACAGCGCCTTTTTTGCCGATGTGCCGGTAACAAATATAGTTGAGATACATATGGAATTAATGGATGATTTTGCCAAACAGCTAAAATTAGAAGGCCGGAATGAAGAAATCCTGCTTGACTACCGCTTAACCTTGATTGATACCATCGCTCATCTGTGCGAGATGTATCGCCGCTCTCTCCCCCAAGAATCTTGA
- a CDS encoding ATP-binding protein has protein sequence MSIPTSYLQTFIASVPTVTQTSRLATVLEIFRQGQCDQIVIVSERQCPLGIVSLRNCLPYLITGQLPPQQASQAGKHQRTPVSGDLDPQQPLWATGPPMIQPLTALSASLNLNQLWQHLQAQSNPDLALVDATGKFLGLLDRGRLLKFLAEHLTSNLETGIGSENIAEYKPAFTIETSHFKTLNSLIQLLERLPLPLCVQSNTGEIVTCNLAWSRQFSEFPGWETTAHWEGNKGKPRQKSPGKSESTEQETASVETFKHTLWQRQESTNEIGSENAATNWSQLDLELAASLGVCSLPTGQEKVWQFVKMPLGIAVPTQEPSESAGQEERIGQMSAAYQPSAKQSSADEAHSMGSSAASGEEPFSFFAGSKDPIKNEGEASNTHASSFTPPSEERLWLVLAEDVTEHQQVAKELAGKNADLVQLNRLKDEFLACISHELKTPLTAVLGLSSLLKDRSIGELNDRQARYARLIYQSGRHLMTVVNDILDLTRIETGQMELIVEPVNITSVCDRAFKQAWQQSASERQDTESDRDRDDEPVLETQFSIEIEPGLETLVADELRLRQMLVHLLSNAFKFTEPTGATGLKVSRWEGWIAFTVWDTGIGIANDKQHLIFQKFQQLENPLTRRFEGAGLGLVLTQRLARQHGGDVTFVSKEAEGSQFTLLLPPCPPQPAASREEPAANRHRLVLIVETVPRFIEELTEQLSSLGYRVVVARAGTEALEKARRFSPEVIFLNPVLPLLSGWDVLTLLKSDAGTCHVPVIVTATQAEKELATQNSADGFLTLPVQPEALRHKLTQLTQPKENPPAKLTVLRLCANSVSLALDPDPSHVSAEIPQLMADLNSVLHRHHYRVLEADDLEQAELLARVWHPDVVLLDTTAGLDDPLEYLQELIGHNKLASLPLVTLDRKTTQAANEVTLAPGCRPLQIYPWLGSADDNSAHSDSSWPALSTLLQVIQIADGRNWKPSILVVDVSTLPDLQVSAPLGSGNLDLKSDWQQALIQYIQTAGFRGLTSRSWAEVLQQLQNQSIDLLLIYWREPKPASGFLQALANLNQLEAKPPILVLTQQSDLETKTGESPFSQPYERKSEVALQSAQSNLNGHEINSSSQSAFYSGHSSTRQPADETQSHSGNVSEKFGPADVQINQTLKEIGTQILPSNLSMAALLEQINQTLRIPH, from the coding sequence ATGTCAATCCCTACTTCCTATCTGCAAACATTTATAGCCTCTGTGCCCACTGTAACTCAGACATCCCGGCTGGCAACAGTGCTTGAGATATTCCGTCAAGGGCAGTGCGATCAAATCGTGATCGTCAGTGAGCGTCAATGTCCCTTGGGCATCGTATCCTTACGGAACTGCCTGCCCTATCTGATAACCGGCCAGTTACCCCCCCAGCAAGCATCTCAGGCCGGGAAACACCAGAGAACCCCGGTTTCTGGCGATTTAGACCCGCAACAGCCCCTGTGGGCCACAGGGCCACCCATGATCCAGCCTTTAACTGCACTGAGCGCGAGTCTTAACCTGAATCAATTGTGGCAACACCTGCAGGCACAGTCAAACCCGGATTTAGCTTTGGTTGATGCCACCGGCAAGTTTTTGGGACTCCTGGATCGGGGGCGGTTATTAAAATTTTTGGCAGAGCATTTAACCTCTAACTTAGAAACCGGCATTGGCAGTGAAAATATTGCTGAATATAAGCCGGCATTCACCATTGAAACGTCCCACTTCAAAACCCTCAATTCCCTGATCCAACTTCTAGAACGTTTGCCATTGCCCCTCTGCGTGCAAAGCAATACAGGTGAAATCGTTACTTGCAACTTAGCCTGGAGCCGGCAGTTTTCAGAATTTCCCGGTTGGGAAACCACTGCTCACTGGGAGGGAAACAAAGGGAAACCCAGACAAAAATCCCCAGGAAAAAGTGAAAGTACCGAGCAAGAAACTGCCAGCGTAGAAACCTTCAAACACACTCTCTGGCAGCGTCAAGAAAGTACAAATGAAATAGGAAGTGAAAACGCCGCAACCAACTGGAGCCAGCTCGATTTAGAATTGGCTGCTAGCTTAGGTGTTTGCTCCCTGCCAACTGGGCAGGAGAAAGTTTGGCAATTTGTGAAAATGCCACTGGGCATTGCTGTCCCCACACAAGAACCTTCAGAAAGTGCCGGCCAAGAGGAACGGATAGGCCAAATGTCTGCCGCCTACCAGCCCTCGGCGAAGCAATCATCTGCCGACGAAGCGCATTCAATGGGCAGTAGCGCGGCATCCGGTGAGGAGCCTTTCTCATTCTTTGCCGGCTCGAAAGACCCAATTAAAAATGAAGGCGAAGCATCAAATACCCACGCTTCAAGCTTCACTCCCCCATCAGAAGAAAGGCTGTGGTTGGTACTCGCAGAAGATGTCACAGAACACCAGCAAGTCGCCAAAGAACTGGCGGGTAAAAATGCAGATTTAGTGCAGCTAAATCGATTAAAAGATGAATTTTTAGCCTGTATTAGTCACGAACTTAAAACTCCGCTCACGGCTGTTTTAGGATTATCTAGCTTACTCAAAGACCGCTCAATTGGAGAACTGAACGACCGCCAAGCCCGTTATGCACGGCTGATCTATCAAAGTGGGCGTCATTTGATGACCGTGGTGAATGACATTTTGGATCTCACCCGCATCGAAACAGGTCAAATGGAACTGATTGTAGAGCCTGTGAACATCACTAGCGTCTGTGATCGCGCCTTCAAACAAGCTTGGCAGCAATCGGCCTCAGAACGTCAGGATACAGAGAGCGACCGAGATAGGGACGACGAACCCGTTTTAGAAACGCAGTTTTCCATCGAAATAGAACCGGGACTGGAAACACTGGTTGCTGATGAGTTGCGCCTGCGACAGATGCTCGTCCACCTGCTATCAAACGCCTTCAAATTCACAGAACCGACGGGGGCCACCGGCTTAAAAGTTAGCCGTTGGGAAGGCTGGATTGCTTTTACCGTTTGGGATACCGGCATTGGCATTGCCAATGACAAACAGCATTTAATCTTTCAAAAATTCCAGCAATTAGAAAATCCCCTGACGCGCCGGTTTGAGGGTGCAGGCTTGGGACTGGTATTAACCCAGCGTCTTGCCCGTCAGCACGGTGGAGATGTCACCTTTGTTTCTAAAGAAGCCGAAGGCAGTCAATTTACCTTGCTGCTACCACCGTGTCCACCGCAACCGGCAGCTTCGCGGGAAGAACCGGCAGCCAATCGGCATCGTCTGGTACTGATTGTAGAAACCGTTCCCCGGTTTATCGAAGAATTGACAGAACAGCTCAGCAGTTTAGGCTATCGCGTAGTGGTGGCTCGTGCCGGCACAGAAGCACTGGAAAAAGCCCGCCGGTTTAGTCCGGAGGTGATTTTCCTCAATCCCGTGCTGCCGTTGCTGTCGGGGTGGGATGTGCTGACTTTGCTCAAATCCGATGCAGGCACTTGCCATGTCCCGGTGATCGTCACCGCAACCCAAGCAGAAAAAGAACTCGCCACCCAAAACAGTGCGGATGGCTTTTTGACGCTGCCGGTGCAACCTGAAGCATTGCGACACAAGTTAACTCAGCTAACCCAGCCGAAGGAAAATCCCCCCGCCAAGCTGACAGTTCTGCGTCTGTGTGCCAATTCGGTTTCACTCGCCCTCGACCCTGATCCCTCCCATGTGAGTGCTGAAATTCCTCAGCTGATGGCAGATCTCAACAGTGTATTGCACCGGCATCATTACCGCGTCCTAGAAGCGGATGATCTTGAACAAGCAGAATTGCTGGCCCGTGTTTGGCACCCGGATGTTGTCTTGCTCGATACCACCGCCGGACTCGACGATCCACTGGAGTACCTACAAGAATTGATCGGCCACAATAAATTGGCCTCTTTGCCCCTCGTCACCCTGGATCGCAAAACCACTCAAGCCGCCAATGAAGTGACCTTAGCACCTGGATGCCGGCCTCTCCAAATTTATCCCTGGTTGGGGAGTGCAGATGACAACTCAGCACACTCCGATTCCTCTTGGCCGGCACTGTCTACCTTATTGCAGGTGATTCAAATCGCCGATGGCCGGAACTGGAAGCCGAGTATTTTAGTGGTCGATGTCTCGACTTTGCCAGATTTGCAGGTTTCTGCGCCTTTGGGATCTGGAAACTTAGACCTCAAAAGTGACTGGCAGCAAGCGCTGATCCAGTATATTCAAACCGCTGGATTTCGCGGGTTGACAAGTCGATCTTGGGCTGAGGTTTTACAACAGTTGCAAAACCAAAGTATCGATTTACTCTTAATTTACTGGCGAGAACCCAAACCCGCATCAGGCTTCTTACAAGCACTGGCTAATTTGAATCAGCTTGAAGCTAAACCTCCAATTTTGGTACTGACCCAGCAAAGTGATTTGGAAACAAAAACTGGGGAGAGTCCGTTTAGCCAGCCTTATGAAAGGAAATCAGAAGTTGCCCTACAATCTGCACAGAGCAATTTGAACGGGCATGAAATTAATTCTTCCTCTCAAAGTGCTTTTTATTCGGGTCATTCTTCAACACGTCAGCCAGCCGATGAGACTCAATCTCATTCTGGGAATGTCTCCGAAAAATTTGGGCCGGCAGACGTTCAGATTAATCAAACTCTGAAGGAGATTGGGACTCAAATTTTGCCCTCGAATCTATCGATGGCTGCCTTATTAGAACAAATTAACCAGACTTTAAGAATTCCGCATTAA
- the kaiB gene encoding circadian clock protein KaiB, with amino-acid sequence MSSLKKTYILKLYVAGNTPNSVRALKTLKNILEEEFQGVYALKVIDVLKNPQLAEEDKILATPTLSKILPPPVRKIIGDLSDREKVLIGLDLLYEELYEEEQNLS; translated from the coding sequence ATGTCTTCTCTAAAAAAAACTTATATTCTCAAGCTCTACGTGGCAGGAAATACTCCTAACTCTGTCCGAGCTTTAAAAACTCTCAAAAATATCCTAGAAGAGGAGTTTCAGGGTGTATATGCCCTGAAAGTGATTGACGTTCTTAAAAATCCGCAACTGGCTGAAGAAGATAAAATTTTGGCAACTCCAACATTGTCAAAAATCTTGCCCCCGCCGGTTCGCAAAATTATTGGCGATCTATCGGATCGGGAGAAAGTTCTAATTGGGTTAGACCTTCTTTATGAAGAACTGTATGAAGAAGAACAAAACCTTAGTTAA